The proteins below come from a single Streptomyces sp. SCSIO 75703 genomic window:
- a CDS encoding TerD family protein, which produces MAREFQRGHKARVSDLTAGTDLYVGVQISGPGLSFDISCFGLDADERLSDDRYFVFYNQPQSPEASLRLLGAQAGDTESFRVTLDRVPQQIQKLSFTATIDGDGQMSQAGPGYLRIVAGGEEVARYPFDGSEFSTERAVMLGDFYRKDGWRFAAVGQGFDGGLEALLKNFGGEVAEEEEPTQPEPPQPQTAAPPAFAPPAQAAAPPAFAAPAQAAAPPAPAPVPQQAPPAPMGFTPPPPSTPSGAPDVHAAQTIIAPLHTPPGGSPVPPPPPPPGVPGQPPPHGHVPGQAPPPPGYGQPPHAPTPPPGYGMPPHAPAPPPGYGQPPHAPAPPPGYGQPPGHGQPAPYGVPPSPPPGTAPQGTGVAGALQRFRETETGHRWTLQNSKLVRVDLGTADQPVLARQGSMVLYQGKVDFAYKGAGFAGRIVGNATGQEMQLMRCTGKGQVFLAEEAAMLHPIELQGDAVCVSAENVLAFDESLQYEVRRIEGHGIPGGALFTMQFQGTGTLVVKTRGVPVVLPVTPTTFADCNAVVAWSAAAQVIVSSQVRMRRNAYPGDTGESVNLQFRAAPGSFVVVQPYEI; this is translated from the coding sequence ATGGCCAGGGAATTCCAACGCGGCCACAAGGCCAGGGTCAGTGACCTCACCGCGGGCACGGATCTGTACGTGGGCGTGCAGATCTCCGGTCCCGGACTGAGCTTCGACATCAGCTGCTTCGGGCTCGACGCCGACGAACGGCTCTCGGACGACCGGTACTTCGTCTTCTACAACCAGCCGCAGTCCCCCGAGGCGTCCCTCCGGCTCCTGGGCGCGCAGGCCGGCGACACCGAGTCCTTCCGGGTCACGCTCGACCGGGTCCCGCAGCAGATCCAGAAGTTGTCCTTCACGGCCACGATCGACGGCGACGGGCAGATGTCGCAGGCCGGCCCCGGTTACCTGCGGATCGTCGCCGGCGGCGAGGAGGTCGCGCGCTACCCCTTCGACGGCTCGGAGTTCTCCACCGAGCGGGCCGTGATGCTGGGCGACTTCTACCGGAAGGACGGATGGCGGTTCGCCGCCGTCGGCCAGGGCTTCGACGGCGGGCTGGAGGCGCTGCTGAAGAACTTCGGCGGCGAGGTCGCCGAAGAGGAGGAGCCGACGCAGCCCGAGCCGCCGCAGCCGCAGACCGCCGCGCCCCCGGCCTTCGCCCCGCCCGCCCAGGCCGCTGCGCCCCCGGCCTTCGCCGCCCCGGCCCAGGCCGCCGCGCCGCCCGCCCCGGCGCCCGTACCGCAGCAGGCCCCGCCCGCCCCGATGGGCTTCACACCGCCGCCCCCGTCCACGCCGTCGGGCGCACCCGACGTCCACGCCGCGCAGACGATCATCGCCCCGCTGCACACCCCGCCCGGCGGTTCCCCGGTGCCGCCCCCGCCCCCGCCGCCCGGCGTGCCGGGGCAGCCGCCGCCCCACGGCCACGTTCCCGGCCAGGCGCCCCCGCCCCCCGGTTACGGCCAGCCGCCGCACGCGCCGACCCCGCCGCCCGGCTACGGCATGCCGCCCCACGCGCCCGCCCCGCCCCCCGGCTACGGTCAGCCCCCGCACGCGCCCGCCCCGCCGCCCGGCTACGGGCAGCCCCCGGGCCACGGGCAGCCCGCCCCCTACGGCGTCCCGCCGAGCCCGCCCCCCGGCACCGCCCCGCAGGGCACCGGCGTGGCCGGCGCGCTCCAGCGGTTCCGGGAGACCGAGACGGGCCACCGCTGGACGCTCCAGAACAGCAAGCTGGTCCGTGTCGACCTCGGCACCGCCGACCAGCCGGTCCTGGCCCGGCAGGGCAGCATGGTCCTCTACCAGGGCAAGGTCGACTTCGCCTACAAGGGCGCGGGCTTCGCCGGACGGATCGTCGGCAACGCCACCGGCCAGGAGATGCAGCTCATGCGCTGCACCGGCAAGGGACAGGTCTTCCTCGCCGAGGAGGCCGCCATGCTGCACCCCATCGAGTTGCAGGGCGACGCGGTGTGCGTCTCCGCCGAGAACGTGCTGGCCTTCGACGAGAGCCTCCAGTACGAGGTCCGCCGCATCGAGGGACACGGCATCCCGGGCGGCGCGCTGTTCACCATGCAGTTCCAGGGCACCGGCACGCTCGTCGTCAAGACGCGCGGCGTCCCGGTCGTGCTGCCGGTCACGCCGACCACCTTCGCCGACTGCAACGCCGTCGTCGCCTGGTCCGCCGCCGCCCAGGTGATCGTCTCCAGCCAGGTCCGGATGCGGCGCAACGCCTACCCGGGCGACACCGGCGAGAGCGTGAACCTCCAGTTCCGGGCGGCGCCCGGCAGCTTCGTCGTCGTCCAGCCGTACGAGATCTGA